A window of Glycine soja cultivar W05 chromosome 13, ASM419377v2, whole genome shotgun sequence genomic DNA:
AGCTGCATTGTTTCTGTTTCTTTTGTTGTTGCTGGTGATGACGTGTCATCTTTATAGTCTTTGCCTTTTCCCCACACCACAGAGTATAGACCCACTGCGATTATGATGCCTCCAATGATGCTGAGATCAATGATATCATAATTCAGAAAATTAATGCTGAgatcaatttcaaattaatcaTATGATATGATAATTCAGAAAATTAATGATTGGGAGATAAATGAAGATCACTATCAGAAATTATACaagcatatataatttaatatattttcatgcaaaattaaacaaatattagtGTACAAGTATATATTGTTGATAAGCTTCAGGGGTTGAAGTGAGAACCAAATCAGATAAAAGGTGTAAGATAGAGTTCTATTAATAAGTATTGTTGACAATTACTtaacctgtttttttttttaaggggacAATTGAACAGTTACTTATAAAAATGACATGCAAACTGAAAAAGGAGACACACATTGAGTAAAAGGATAAAacacaaatttcttttcaaaaaaggataaaacacAAATTAATGTGGCTATATAATTAAGCTTTTGCAGGATGTTGTAAAAAAATGTCTATGCGTTTtatgcaatttattttttttgtcaataaatATTGGCAGTGCATTGTTAAAATACACTATCTAATAAATATagcaaacaaaacaatttaaattcggattaaaaaaacaaaaaatctgaaTTAGGCCCAAAGCAATAAAATAGTGACAACAATTGCTTCTAAAATGAACATTTTAAAAGCAAGAAGTGTAGGAAGCAATTTTGGAAgtactggaaaaaaaaaacaccctgAAATAGTAAGATACCTTCCCAAGTAGAGGTGTTCTCCTAGAAGGAAGGAGCCCAAAGCTGTAACAATGATCATGCAAAGAGGATTGAAAGATGTTACAAACACTGGACCTCTGCTTTGCATTACCAACCCTTGTATATAATATGCTATTCCTGAACTCATTATTCcctatgattaaaaaaaaggggggggaaACTCATTATTCCCAATTGATATTTGTTAAACATTGGTAAGACCATAACATAAAACTCAACAAATAACTTGAACACTAGAATCCAATTTCAAACAACAAAATGTGAGGACTTGTTTGGTTTAAAACAacattttacattttcattttctattctccatttttataaataattatgaaaatgtcatatattttttgtttttaaatatttttctatagaaagtaataaaataatatatatatatatatatatatatatatatatatatatatatatatatatatatattaattaatttttaatatacatatttaaaaataagaaataaaatatttttgcaatatatgaaatattaaaataaataaaaaaatattttctcaaattaaatgcgtttctaaaattttcctaacttttattttcaattgcaATTGCATGCACAAATGTAGCGATACacacatttattaattttgaaaacatgttTATCAGGATTGTCTCTCTAGTTGTTGTTTCTTTTTAAGTACTTTACGTGAAGAAATGGGGTTACTTGTAGATACAaccctgcaaaaaaaaaaaaaaagatcccacttgtattatttattcttttttactaaaaaaatttgttgaattgatatccaaataaaaaagaaaagtttttttttgaagaaaaaaaaagtttttcaattaGATATGGCACCATTTCAACAATAAACTTGATCCAAGAGACTTAACAAAAAGAGTAAATTATACATACTAATAGAAGTTCTTCTTATTACATCTGAACCTCTACTGAAATAATATCAGatgtaataagaaaaaatcTCAGGGAGAGTTCATATAATTTACTCTAACAAAAATGGAAATTGTGGCACTAACAGTGTATAGAGGACCGTAGAGGCTGTAGTCAAAACCGATAGCCCATGCTCGAGGGTTATGATCTGCAATCAGAGCAACCACGGCACTTTGCAAAGCACCCGCCAAGCATATCAACGATGAGAGTGATAGTTCCGCAGGGTACCTTTTCACCGTTATGGACTGCATAATTACATTTTGTTGTACATTATTAGAGCAGAAAATATATTCAGTCCCAcatgcctaattaatttgatgaaatcatATTAAGGGTAAATAGTCTATAGATTTACAtgagtaaaaaaattacactatcaaccaattaaaaatatcatatataataagtttattaatttttaacataacaatattatatatcattcctaacatgatttctaattagttgatggcataaaaatattacactaCCCATACATATAAGTTAAACTTATATTAGTGCATGAGATTAATTTTTGTACATTTGTCGGTAAAAATTCTACAATATCAATCATCagatttataatttatgatcGGATGATATACGCTTTTGTGCATATACTATTTACTTTTAATGCAAATTCACTAGAGCCAAATCAGTGGTGAGAAGGTTTTGGTACGTAATGACATGAAGTTGTAggttttcttcttatttttttggacTGAATGAAGTTATACGTTCTAACCTTAATGTAATTAATCATtgtatactaaaaaaaatactcttaatGCATTAGATACCTGCAATATGTAGAAGGAAGACCAAGCCAGGCAACCCAGGCAAATGAAGAGAGTTCCTGCGACCCAGTGTGAGTGATTCTGAGTGTGGCTTCCACCTTGTTGGTGGGTTGTGTTTGAATGATGAAATAGGTCGAATTGAGGGCCTTTGTATAGTGTCATTAACAAAGCCCCAGCAAAGGTTACTAAGGTTCCAATTACTTTCGCTTGACTGCGTAATTCCCTTATTTTTATATGCTCTAACCTGATAGAACACAAAGTATATAGAATTTCAGTTGGAGATTATTATCAATAGGTGCAATTGGAGATTAACAAAGTAGTTTGGACGAAGTAAAAGCATTAAAGTTAAGTTTAATAGAGATgtattaacaatatataaaatagtattttattctattatttaataaaaaaaaaccataatttatgacctttaaagtattttttgagACTGAAATATAATCAACAAAAAATGTATGTGTAAtggatcaaaatataaatatttttaaaataattctccCTTGTCATTtctaaaatattctttatttaattaaagttttatttctaacaatattaattctctttttttcctaTACAATTAAAAGTAGATGATACTTtaggaaataaattaattttttattgaaattgtcaaattaaatgttaactaatattcttagtaatagtgattatatatatatatatatatatatatatatatatatatatatatatatatatatatatatatatatatatatatttcagtgCAAAGGAAATACctattataaaaaagttaacaaatttaacatacTAATTTTTATCTAAAGTTTTACTAGAAATAAGATAAAAGTAAATTTATATTCAATAAATAGAACTTCACCTGAAAATTACTGCAAGCACAAAGGTTACAGAGGGCACGGCATTCATAACAGCGGATGCAAAGGAAGCTGAAGTGTATTGCATCCCCAAGAAAGTGaatccttggtcaaccactggCCTACAACATAAAACATTTAGAACGAATTATCAGCATGCACAAAATTGTTGTGTGTTTATCTAGAGAGCATAAAATTGGTCCTTGTCTTAATTTATTAAtgtgtttttaacttttatccatttgtttCTCTATCAAAATTCCTCTTcaactatttatgttttttaaattgttataatCACAatctatattaatttataaattaatttcttcaaaaaaataatgatttagaAGTTATTAAGTTTAATAAGCCCGTTCCATCGATCAATCCTTTTGTCTAGCAATGAATCACGTAATTATTTATGTCAACTTTAACGATTATTCTAATGAAAAATTTCTAGACGACTATTGGAAAATATAGTATAAAGGAAAGAATATTTCAAACAGGGAAAAAGAGACTGGAATAATAAGGTCATTcttaaaacaaatcaaatataaCCTATGGGCTAGTTTTATATTAAGATGTTCTTTtccatatttcaaaaaaattgttataccTTACTGTCCTACGAGATTATTCATATTCCTATAATAtacacaaagaaaaaaaaaactctaaataTGTGAGATAACTTTTTCTTTGACCAAGTTCTCAATTTTAATGACAGATTCATTAGGTATCTTATggttagaattttcttttttcctatcTAAGTTTTTCCACAACCGCAAATCTCAGTTAGATTCAAACATGATACACCGGTATAAGTAGTAAATAATTACTAAATGGATGAGTGGTTGCCGTAACTAAAGTTGAGGTGATAGTGTCTATTAAGTAAAGTAGAGAGTTTAATCCATATGCATTAACACAAGTATAGAAtagttttacataatttttaattataaattatcatttaaattattttaagataattattttaaaaattaataaatttatcatacataatagattattttaaaaaattttacattatcaatacataattttttttctcttaaataaaTAGTCATAAATTTGCCGTGATTCTCCAATTTTTCATGTTACATGTCATATGAAAAGGATATAAAATTGacttaataataaagaaaaaatattattttgaatcttttcactaataaaaactaataactaacatatttcctataaaaaaaaatgttaatgtcATGTGTACACTATAATGAATAAGTTCAAGGTAATTACTCAAGAAATCCAAGTACTAATATCTGTATGAAGACAGTCCATGTCATCTTTGGTCTAACTTTCCTGTAAATATTGTaacaaagataattaattaaacaaagtaAGTCCACATTGATATGAATACCATATATACATTGAAacaatatcaataaattaatcaaaaagtACCACAATGATTAATTATAGCACCTTTCAAAGATCAAGGCAAAGGGAGCAAGGGCCAATGCAGCAATGGCATTGCGATACACAATGAACACCAAACGGCTCATTCCATGGTTCAAACTGGCCATGGTGAAGAGGTATGTCCCAGCCATCCCAAATTGCAACCCCACAGTTAACACATAAGGCTTGGCCTTATGGACCATATTGCCAACTTTGGCACCACACATTACTTCCATCGTTTAACAAATGTTTTGCTAATTGTTGGAAAGGGTTTGCAAAGGTGGTTATGCTattaaaatgcatgaaatggTCCTCCTTATATAACAACATGAGTAATGATTAAGACAAAACAAAACCCACTATGCATAGCATGTAGATAAGTGTCGTAGACCATTGTTTAaagtttttcctttaatttagaTTACCCCATCCAATTTCTCATCCATGTAAAGTTCCACCCCACCAACTAAAAGGAAAAGCTGTATTATTTAGTGGACTAGTATACCCTTAGACTCGCTTGCTTGATCACCAACTTGATCAAATTAATAACGAGTCAGAACACACTTCAGCAACATCATAATTTTACATTACCCACAGTTTTATTTATTgcttgtgttatatatatatatagtaccaATTAACCACTATTTGATCAAACATATTAacgttttcaagtttttgcacttgcactaattaatattaatatacataGCAAGTGATGAATAGTTGAATACGTCACGTTAGTTAATTAATGTACAAAttatgcaaaataaagtcaacaAAAGAATATCATGGTAAAAGTTACTTTTAGTGAAAGTACCTAACGCTGTGTGCCCTTCAATTGGAGTAAACAATGATTAACCCTCCAGTTACTAGTTACTGGTAAAATCTTTAGTAcgagtcatgttttgcacaaaTTCTCTCGAAACTCAAAATTAAAGCTGTGGGTGCATGTTTTCTCTGGCAGTATCCAATTGTTAAACAATCTATGGGAACCATTATTTTGAGTGGAATCCTCCTTTGTAACCACCTACTTAAAATATAATGGGGAGAAGATCGTGAAGAATATGAAGAGTGCAAATAGGTGCCAGACGATAGTATAGGTGTGTTAAATGTGAAAATGGTAAAACTATTTTCATATATCCTTTATATCTCTACACCTTTCACATAAGATtctatcaataaataaaattttatattatgaatcCTCGAATCTACCAGTTTTgattataaattctttttaatcaatcaagtaattataagttttcaacataaaaaaaaatatttatataataacaaaaccATTGGTCATTATTAATTCGATAATAACATCACTATACATTAATTATcacaatttgaaaatattttaaagtacaTTAGAAAttgagattgaaaaaaataaagttatgagaaaaaatagaaattgaaaaGAGATTGCAAGTTTAGAGAAAAgtgcaataaaataaacttaaaacaaaaattaattttattaaaagtagGATGAACATTGCTTATAATCAATAGCCATAAATGTGTTCGAAGTGGGTtgtgtttaaaatatttgagtGGTAgtaattcaataataaaaagagaaatgagTTGATTATTTATAGATTTTCTAATCTAACCGTCTAATTCTATATTTTTGGCATACCTATAAATAGTTTATAAACTTCATATTTCTAAAAGTGTGATACtactaaaaaatttgttttttacgtcacacattctaagacaattttcatATAATCGTCTTTgtagaataagaaaataaagatgcaatgacaaatttataaattgtaGGTTTTGTACAAAAACGGTTTAAACCCAAAAACCGTCTTTGTTTGCTTGTTGATTTCTGGGCCTCAATGACTCAATCCTTCATTCACTCTCTGGATCCTTCACTCACTAACCTGACCATGCCTCGTGTCTTTACTGAGATCGTGCCCTCCATCAACCGTAGCCCGCCCTATCGTCTCCTGTGCTGCTCTGCCACCATGTACCTTTGTCCTCATCGAAGTGCA
This region includes:
- the LOC114381215 gene encoding WAT1-related protein At4g08290-like isoform X2; translation: MEVMCGAKVGNMVHKAKPYVLTVGLQFGMAGTYLFTMASLNHGMSRLVFIVYRNAIAALALAPFALIFERKVRPKMTWTVFIQILVLGFLEPVVDQGFTFLGMQYTSASFASAVMNAVPSVTFVLAVIFRLEHIKIRELRSQAKVIGTLVTFAGALLMTLYKGPQFDLFHHSNTTHQQGGSHTQNHSHWVAGTLFICLGCLAWSSFYILQSITVKRYPAELSLSSLICLAGALQSAVVALIADHNPRAWAIGFDYSLYGPLYTGCIYK
- the LOC114381215 gene encoding WAT1-related protein At4g08290-like isoform X1; this translates as MEVMCGAKVGNMVHKAKPYVLTVGLQFGMAGTYLFTMASLNHGMSRLVFIVYRNAIAALALAPFALIFERKVRPKMTWTVFIQILVLGFLEPVVDQGFTFLGMQYTSASFASAVMNAVPSVTFVLAVIFRLEHIKIRELRSQAKVIGTLVTFAGALLMTLYKGPQFDLFHHSNTTHQQGGSHTQNHSHWVAGTLFICLGCLAWSSFYILQSITVKRYPAELSLSSLICLAGALQSAVVALIADHNPRAWAIGFDYSLYGPLYTGIMSSGIAYYIQGLVMQSRGPVFVTSFNPLCMIIVTALGSFLLGEHLYLGSIIGGIIIAVGLYSVVWGKGKDYKDDTSSPATTKETETMQLPITLPNNK